From the Thalassomonas actiniarum genome, the window GAGCTGCTCTTCATTTTTTTGTCTTCACCTTCACCATTATCAAGCACCTTGCGCCACAGGCCATCCTGGTTAAACTTGCTAAAATAAAGCACTCCTTGCTTCACCCGGCCACTATAGCCTCCCCGGGTGGTCAGCTGCCGGTGCTGCTCCAAATCCCGGCGATATTGCCATAATTGCCATTGGCCGGAGCGGGTACTGCTATAGATCACATCATCATCTTCACCGTAATTAACTACATAAGCCTGGCTGGATTCAGGCAATAGCCGGGTATAGCTTTGATTTTCGATATCCATTTCAAATACTGCCCCTGATGTAGACAACAGGATTTTTTTACCGTCGGCGGAAAACTCATAGCGGGAAAATTCAAGTTCGAACGGCAGGTTAAGCTCCAGCAGCCGGGGAGTATTATCTTCTACCAGCCATAAGTTATATGACTTGTGCCTGGTAGAGATTAGCGCAGCCATATCGGCAGAAAAACGCGGTAACAATTCCAACCGGGAGCTGGTTTGCCACAAGGTATTTGTCTCCTTGCTGATATTATATCGAAAAATTTCACTGGAAGCCCGGGTTTCACTTATTAAGATCTGCTCCTGATCTTGATGGTTTATTACCGCCAGTGAATTGATTTTCTTGCCTATTTGCCCTGACAGGGCAAGCTCCCCGGTGTTTGGGTTGAAAGTATATAAACGATCATCACTGACCAGCAGTAACTCTTGCCCGTTTGCCCGCCAGGCAAGTGTTTTAACTCTTAGTGCCAGGTGATGAACAACCGGAGCTGCCTGGTTAGCTTGCTTACCTGAAAACAACAACAGCTCGGTTGCCTGTTCATTTTTATACCTTAATACCGCGAGCTGCGTACTAGGGGGGTTAAAGGCAAAATCAAAGTCCCCTTTTAGATTACTGTGGCCTGTCGGCATGCTGAGCTGGCTGATGGTTTGGGTATTAATATCAAAACTAAAGATCTGATAGGGGGATGATTTACTGAGCCTTTGATTATAATAAATCAGGCTATCCGGCCCCCAGGCCAACCGGGTTGGCCATTTTTTGCATTGGAACAGGGGCTGTGTTTCTTTTGTCGCAAGCGTGTATAAGCGCACAAAGCAGGCAGTCAATGGAGTCAAGAAATCAGTGAGAACTCACAAGGCCAGTACCTGCCGTTAACCGACAGCAGTCACTTAGTGGTGTTTGAACATCCCCAGGTGATCTTGGATGCATTGGCCTATTTACTGGAATAAGCACCTAAGCAAGTATTAAATAAACACTGCCGTTAGGAGCTTAAGCTCAACAAGTTCTTTTCGGCAGATGCTGTCAATAATCCCCGGCAGGCGGCAAATTTTATGCCTGAATAAAGTTTATTTATAACAACTGTTTAGGGCTGTCATTGGCAATGAGCTTTAGGTTAGATACCAGTAACTCTACTGGTAATTAGTCGCTGTATCCGTTTTCTCAAGCGACTATAGATTATATAGAACTTAATATCATTTAATTACAAGATATATCGGTTTTATCTAATGGCACAAAAAAAACCAAGAAAAAATTATCGTTTATTTACTAGAACAACCGCTTTAGCAGCATTCACAAGCGGTTAACAAAAAAAACAGGTAAACTGAGGTTATTATAAAATCAATTCGGCTTACCAGGTGGTCAGCCTTTGTTAAAAGGAGTAAAAATCAAGCAGTTAAAATTAATCTTGAAATAAGGTTTCTATCTGGTCCGACTTTTTCTCCAATATTTGTATACAAAAAAACCGCTTGCATTGTTCAAATAAATGTCTATATTCGACGAACTTTTCACCAAGGAGAGAAGTGGAAATAATAAAAAGAGATATTTAAATATCTGAAGGAAATAGATGAGCAATCAAAATGGAGCAGCAGCATGGAATCTACAAAAAACATCAACAACTCATTATCTTCAAGAGAGGCTGAAATTATTAGCCTGCTCTCAAAAGGGTTAAGCAATAAAGAAATCGCCAAAACCCTGTATTTAAGTGTGCATACGGTGATCACCCATACTAGAAATATTTATAAAAAATTAAATGTAAACTCTCGCGCTGAAGCCGCTTACGAGCATTTAACCCGTCAAACAAAATAGTCACCGGTTAATCAAGACTTTACCCCCACTAAAGTCCCTATTTTTAAAGCCCTTAGTTCCCCACTAAAGCAAAACAGGCAACTGATCCTCAGCGGTCAATATTTTAATGCGTCTTTTATTTATTCCGTGATAGATAAAAGACCTTTTCAGGCCGAAGAAGCGGCAAAGAATGCACAAATATTGCCGGTATGATGACATGTGAAAAAACAGGACGAAAAATTACTTCTTAGCCAGAATTGTTATTAACTGGTTGATTTTTAAGTATATTAAGTCTTGCTTTTTTGTCCTAAAGAATGGGGGAATAGTCAATATACCTAATTCTAGGTATATGCCACGGACAAAACCCTAATTATAGTGATGCCATTATTTTCAAGCATGGAAGATCAACATTGAAAAAAGGTATTGCCCTCTTACTGATATCGGCTTTGGTTGTTACAGCCCTGTATTACTTTAACCGGGACACTGGTACTCAACACAGCACAAGTGCTGTTGCTGCCGACAAAGTTATAACAGTTAAAAGAACACCGCTAAAACAGATAGTAAAACCTATAGTATCAGCCGATAAATCAGCTTTATCCGCGACCCGAATGACCCCGGTACGTGAGATAACGACTGATAAAAATACCGGGGTTGAAGACACCGGCGCTGAAAACAACAGCAGCGAATCCTTGTTTGTCGAGTCACAAAAAGCCAAAGAGTTTTTGCAGGCATCTGGCAAGCTCAGGGAAAATTTACAAGGCGAAGTGTATATAGAAATCAGCAGCAATGAAATCAAGTCGCTGGCAGTTGGTGATACTTTTAAACTGGAAATACCGGCACTGGATATGTTCTACGACATTCAAGTGGACCATACCCGCGAGGATCAATTTGGTAACCAAACCATAGAAGCGGTTTTGCCGGATGAAGAAGGGAAATACAGCTCAATTATCACCGTTAGCGAGCGTTCCATTTACGGCAATATCACCACGCCCCACGGCATCTACGCCATTGAAGGAAACGGCCAATATGCCTGGATAGCCGAAACCGCAGGTTTGCTCGACGGTGTGATCCAAGACCAGATTGGTGGTGGCAGCACAGATAGCGAAAACCACAACCATGCGCCTATCGATACGGGTAACGGTAAGCGCGGCAGTACCCATTAACCCGAAATAATAAAAACACAAATCAAACATAAAACAAAAGGAAAATGTTATGTTGAAATCTGTATCTAAGAAGACATTATTAGGACTCTCATTATCGGCATTATTCAGTGCCTCGGCCATGGCGACAGACGTTGTTGTTGATATTTATTACACGGCATCGGCGGCATCAAGAAGCTTTGATATCCAGTCAGAAATCACGCAAATGGTGGCGGCTTCCAACCGCTATTATGCCGATAACGGCTTATCCATTAACTTGGTACTGGCAGCCACGCCATACCAGTTAGGCAGTGACGTTGTTGCTTCCCACTCTGACCTGCAAAGTGTCTACAAGGATAGCCAGATCCGAGGCTGGCGCGATCAGTTCAATGCAGACTTCGTGGTTGTGCTTGGCTCTAAAAACAGCACCTGGCAAGGCACTACCTGTGGTATCGCCGGCGACATTTACGGCCTGAAAATCTTCCCGGATCATGATACCTATGAAAGCTATGCCTACAACATCACCGCCAATGACTGCGGTAATACTACGTTAACTTTCATGCATGAGCTTGGCCACAACATGGGCTTAGGTCACTCGGTAAGACAAGGCGCCGAAGGTGGTGTTTACAAATACGGTGTCGGTTACGGCGTTGATTATGAGTTTGCCACTATTATGGCCTACCCTCAGGAGTTCAATACCTCGACCCATTTACCGGTATTTTCCGATCCGGGCAGAACCTGTAACAACTCTTATAGCTGTGGTGTCAGTAACGTAGCAGACTCGCAACGCGCCCTGGATAACATCACCAATACTATTGCCAATTTCAGGTAAGCAAACTTTTTTATTTTGCTAGCCAGGCTGCCGATCTCCCTCGGCAGCCTTTTTTCTTGCCTTGCTGTTACAAGCCGCCGGCTAAGTCGAGAAAATTGCCGGTGGAAAAAGAAGACTTTTCAGATGCCAGCCAATAGATGGCCTCCGCCACTTCCTCCGGCTGTCCGCCCCTTTGCATCGGAATTTTGCTTTGTAACCGTTCGATACGGCCCGGCTCGCCGCCATCGCTGTGCATCTCGGTATAAATAAGCCCGGGACGGACACAGTTTACCCTGATCCCTTCATCCGCCACTTCCAGTGACAAACCTTTAGTCAAGGTATCTACCGCGCCCTTGGAGGCGGCATAATCTATATATTCGTTGGGAGAGCCGCTGCGGGCCGCCCCGGATGAAGCATTGACAATAGTGCCACCTTTTTAATGACTTAGCATTTACTGCATTGGAGTATCTATCCCTCTCCATTACAAATTATCGTGATTAACTTATACCCTTATCAGAGATACCTTTCCTCCTTTACAATAGCCATATACTCAGCTTCCAATATCATCGATTTTTCAATACCTGTTTCTTCGGCCTTTATACCAAAAGTTGAGTGAGCCTGAATGAGTTTGTTCAAAGCCGAACTCAGAGTATCGCCAGTAATACTCTCGCCAGTAGATAAGTCGCTAGCAATCTGAAACATATCAAGTTCATTTGCTGTCAAAGCAGCCTGATAAATAGCATCCCAGTCCATGGTAACACCATCAGCAAACGTCAGGGATTCAACCCTATAAATGCTATATTTAAACGCATTTTCTATCAGAATTTGATCTCCTGTTACCTGGCCTTCATCATTTAATATCTCAATCAAAATATCAGCTGAGCCACTCACATTGATATTCAGCCTATCCCGGGTTATACCTTCGCCAAAGCGAATGCTATCTATACCACCATTATCCTTGATAGTATCCTGTCCATCACCCAAATTAAAAACATAAGTCTCCGCAGCATAACTTCCCAGCAAGCTGTCATTGCCTTTGCCCCCTTCAAGGGTATTGGCGTAAATGCCAAAACTGGAGTTACCATCCAGCTTCAAGACATCATCTCCCTCACCCCCATATAAAATATTATTGCCACTATTTCCGGTAAGAACATCATTACCTGCTCCGCCATCAAGCAGATCATCGCCGTTGCCCCCGGTCAAAGTATCATTGCCAGCCAGTCCATACAGACTATCATGATCGATACTGCCTACAAGGTTATCGTCATCCTCAGTCCCCGTTACAACCAGGGCGGCCTGATAAATGGCTTCCCAGTCCATAGTGCTGCCATCAGAGAATATTAGTGACTCAACCCGGAAAGCACTATATTTAAAGGCTTTTTCAATTAGGATTTGATCTCCCGTTGCCAGGCCATCATCATTTAATATTGCAATCAAAATATTATTGCCACTGAAACGAATATTCAGCTTATCCGGGGTAATACCAACACCAAAACGAATACTATCAGTACCGCCATTATCATAAATAGTGTCCTGTCCATCCCCTATGTTAAAGACATAAGTTTCGGCGGCATAACTCCCTTCCAGGCGATCATTCCCTTGACCACCTTCAAGGGTATTGCTGTATACGCTAAAACTGGAGTTACCCGCCAGCTTTAAGACATCGTCTCCGTCACCACCAAGCAAGATATTGTTACCGCTGCCGCCTGTGAGTATGTCATTGCCTGTTCCGCCATCGAGCAGATCATCGCCGTTCCCCCCGGTCAAAGTATCATTGCCAGCCAGCCCGTAAAGACTATCATGATCGATACTGCCTACAAGGTTATCGTCATCCTCAGTCCCCGTTACAACCAGGGCGGCCTGATAAATGGCTTCCCAATCCATGGTGCTGCCATCAAAGAAGGTAAGAGACTCGACCCTAAAAGCACTGTATTTAAAAGCATTTTCAATCAGGATCTGATCCCCTGTTGCCAGGCCGTCATCATTTAATATTGCGATCAAAATACTGTTGCCACTGAAACGGATATTTAACTTATCCGGGGTGATACCAATACCAAAACGAATATTGTCGGTACCACCATTATCATAAATAGTATCCTGTCCATCTCCTATATTAAAGACATAAGCCTCGGCGGCATAACTCCCTTCAAGGCGGTCATTCCCCTGCCCGCCTTCAAGAGTATTGCTGTAAACGCTAAAACTGGAGTTACCCGCCAACTTTAAGACATCATCTCCCTCCCCGCCAAGCAAGGTATTATTGCCGCTATTTCCTATGAGTACATCATTGCCGGCTCCGCCATCTATCAGATCATCACCGGCACTTCCCTGCAACTGATCATCTCCTGCTTTACCGTAAATTTGATCATTTCCGCCAAGACCGTCAATAACATCTGCACCGGATGTGCCGTTAAGCACATCATCTCCCTGTGTAATTACTAACGGTTCATTACTTTCTGCTTCCGCCGCAGCATGAATTTCATTCGCAGTCATAGTGCTGCCGTCAGCAAATTCAACGCTTTCGATACGGTTATCCATATTGGCAAAAACATTGTTCAAAGTGATGCTATCGCCACTGAGGCTGCCATCCATCGCCGTCAGGGCAATTATAATGTTATCCCCGTCACGGCTGATGTTTAACATATCCTGTATAATACCAACGTCAAAGACGAGTTTGTCGATGCCCGAGTTGTCTTCAACAACATCTTGTCCGTATCCCGGGGCAAAGAAATAAGTATCATTTCCCTGCCCCCCGTTTAACGTATCGTTACCTATATTTCCGTTCAGGCTGTCATTTCCTTCACCGCCATTTAGCGTATCATTACCGATACGCCCATCCAGGCTATCATTCCCTTCACCACCATTTAAGGTATCATCACCGAAGCCGCCATAGAGCTCATCAGCACCTTCATCACCAGATAGGGTATTAATACCGTCAGTGGCATAAAGCTCGTCATCGCCGGCTCCGCCATTTAGCGCATCATCACCGTCGCCCCCATAAAGTTCATCATCGCCAACTCCGCCATTGAGTATATCGTTACCCGTTCCGCCATAAAGCTCATCCTCATCAGCTCCGCCATTTAACGTATCATTACCGGCTTCACCGTAAAGTTCATCATCACCTTCACCGGCCTCAATAACATCATTCCCCCCTAAGCCATAAATCTCATCGGCATAAACTGAGCCATTTAAAATGTCATCTTCTTCACTGCCGGTAAGGATAAGCGCTGCGGCATGAACTTCATCTGCGGTCATAATGCTGCCATCGGCAAAAACCAAAGTTTCTATACGATTAGCCGTGTCGGTAAAAGCATTTACCAAAGTGATTTGATCACCACTTAGGCTGCCATCGCCAGCTGTCAGGGCAATAATAATGTTGTTCCCGTCATGGCTTATTTTTAATGCCTCCCGGCTAATACCGGCCCCAAAACGTAGTGTATCAGCACCCTCAGGATCATCTATGACATAGTGGCCGTCAGCCAGGTTATAAAGGTAGGTAGTATCCGGTCCGGTTTGTTGTGCCAACAAGGTATCTATATCCGCTGTTGACCAGCTGGTACCATCGGCAAAGGTAATTTCACTAAGCTTATATAGCTCATCATCAAACCATTTTCTGATAGTGATACTGTCATTGCCCGCGATCAGAGTTAAATTTGCATTATTGCGGACTAACCGGATATCGGCTTTATTGATGCCTGCGCCTAATTCCAGGCGATTAACACCATGATGGTCATTGATGATGTCATGGCCATCCCCTAGCTCAAAGCGGTAACTATCATTGCCCAAACCACCATAAAGTGTATCATTACCTGTGCCGCCAATTAAGACATCATCCCCTCCTTCACCATATAAAAGATCATCTCCTCCCTGACTACTCAGAATGTCAATATTCGCTTCGCCCACCAAAACATCGCTTTGCTCACTCATCTGAGGTAGTGCAACAACTATGTCTGCCGGTGTCCAGGCACTGCCATCAGCAAAACGGATCTCATTTAATTGTGACTGCTCAGTTCTAAACCAACTTCCTATGGTAATGCTGTCATTTCCTATGATCAGTTTTAAATTATTCGTCGAACGACCCAACTGAATATCGCTTCCCCGAATGCCTTCAGCTAACTCAAGACGGTTTGAACCTGAGTGATCAAAGATAATGTCATGCCCATCTCCCAGATTAAAGTGATATATATCATCACCACTACCGCCATAAAGTTCATCATAACCTTCTCCGCCAGTTAAGGTATCAGCTCCAAAACCACCGTACAGCTCATCATTACCTTCGCCACCATTTAACGTGTTTGCACCACTATAGACATAAAGTTCATCATCACCAGCCCCACCATTTAACGTGTCATCTCCTTCTCCACCGTATAACTCATCAGCACCTTCATCGCCATTTAACGTATTATTGCCGTCATCAACATAAAGTTCATCATCACCAGATCCGCCATTGAGTATGTCATTCCCAATTCCACCAGCAAGTTCATCATCACCTTCTCCGCCAAATAAGGTATCATTTCCTCCACGCCCAAAGATAAAATCTTCACCAGCTAAACCCGTTAAAACGTTATCGGTATTATCCCCCATTAAGGTGTCAGCGAGATCAGTGCCTTGTAACTGCACTGGTAAAGATATGTCTGCCGAAGTCCAAGTATTACCGTCATCGAATCGGATGCCGCCCAACCGATATTCGTCATTGTAAAACCAATTTTCAATGGTGATACTGTCATTACCGATATCGACTTTTAAATCAAAACGCGAATAGGATAGCTGAACATCACTTGCCGAAATACCTGCCCCTAACTCCAGATAGTTCAATCCCTGAGAATCAAGAATAATGTCATGGCCATCGCCTAATTCAAAACGGTAGATATCATCGCCTGACATACCATTAAGCTTGTCATTCCCGGTACCGCCAATCAAGGTATCATTATCATTACCTCCCGATAAGGTATCGTTGCCGCTACCGCCGTGAAGGATATCGTCCCCCCCTGCACCGTAAAGTCTATCATCTCCTCCTAATCCATTGATGATATCATCACCATCACCGCCATTTAAGTTATCAGCCTGCTCAGTTCCCCGCAGCAACAGTTCAGATATCTCTGCCGGAGTCCAGACAGTATTATCGGCGAAAACAATTTTTTCTATTTGTCTAAATGTTAAATCAAGCTGGCGGGTAATAGTTATGCTGTCATCACCTATCACCAATTTTAAATCTGTGCCAATGCGTAACAGTTCTACATCATCAGGGTTAATACCTACACCTAATTCCAGTCGGTCGACGCCATCATAATCGGTAATAATGTCATGACCATCACCGAGACTAAAGCGATAAATATCATTCCCTTCGCCATCAGTCAGCTTATCATCTCCAGCACTGCCAATAAGAATGTCATTACCTTCATCACCAAACAAACGGTCATTACCAGAGCCGCCAATTAAGGTATCATCCCCTCCTCTGCCATAAACAGTATCGTCCCCGCCGAGGGCATCAATACTATTATCATTATCATCACCCTGCAAAAAATCTGCTCCTTCAGTCCCTGGTGACATCAGGTTGACAATATCCGAAGGAGACCAGACAGTATTATCGGCAAAAACTATCTCTTCTATTTGTGAATATGGATTTTCAAACCAGTAATTGATTGTAATGCTGTCATTACCTATCACCAGTTTCAAATCAGTGCCAGAACGAAGCAATTGCACATTGTTTACATTAATCCCCTCACCTAACTCCAGTCGATCCATACCATAATATTCAACAAGCCGGTCATGCCCGTCACCGAGTTCAAAAATATAGGTATCATCCCCCTCCATGCCTGAAAGAGTATCATTACCGGTGCCTCCCTCGAGAATATCATTACCAACTGCACCATATAAACGATCATCTCCAGCACCACCAATTAAGGTATCATTCCCTGCATCTCCGTAGATCTCATCATTGCCGCCTAATCCATTGAGAATATTGTCACTCTCATCTCCAGAAAGTGAGTCATCCTGTTCAGTGGGCTGTTGCATCAAGCTAGCTATATCGGCAGGAGTCCAGACACTGTTATCAGCAAAACGTATTTCACTCAATTTATATTTGTCATCCCTAAACCAACTCAAAATCGTAATTTGTTCATTCGCCATAATTAGTTTTAGCGAATCAACTTGACGGATCACTTGTATATCTGTTGCTTTGATCCCTGCGCCTAACTCCAGGATATTAAAACCATCCCAATCATTGATACTGGTATTACCGTCCCCAAGTTCAAAAAGGTAAACATCATCCCCCTCCTGGCCAACAAGAGAATCATGACCCGTCCCTCCTCGTAAGGTATCGTCCCCCTCACCACCATAGAGAATATCGTTACCAGCTCCTCCTGTTAGGTTATCATTTCCCTCATAACCGTATAATTTATCATTACCTCCCAGGCCATCGAAGTTATCGTTACCCTCAGATCCTAATAAGATATCATCCAGCTCAGAGCCCGTTTGAATGTAGTCTTTTATATCTGATCCAGTTAAAACTAAACCGTCAGCAAAGTGTATTTCATTTAATTGATATTGTTCACTTTTATACCAATGCCTAATAGTAATGCTGTCATTGGGGAGAACAAGCTTCAAATCATTACCTGAACGTTCCCATTGAATATCTAAAAGACTGATCCCGGCTCCCAATTCCAATTTATTAGTCCCACGATAATCCGTAATATTATCGTGGCCGTCACCAAGTTCGAACAAATACACATCATCGCCTCCCTGCCCATCAAGATTATCAGAGCCAGCTCCACCGCCAAGAGTATCATTACCCTCGCCGCCAAAGAGACGATCATTACCAGCTCCTCCAGTTAGGTGATCATTTCCATCAAGACCATAAAGCCAATCATTCCCTCCCAGCCCATCTAAAGTATTAGCGCTTGTATCGCCGTATAATTCATCGTCATTCTCTGTAGCAGGATTAGCCAGAGCCAGTAATTCTGTTGCATCCCAGGAAGTTACCGAGCTGCTTGGGTCATTAAAAACCAGATTGCTAATTCGACTGGCTTCATCACCAAAATGATTTTGCACGCGAATTTCATCCTCTCCCGCATGAATAGTAATGTACAGATCATTATCCACCCGGCGTATCTGAATATTGTCAGATAAAATACCATCCCCTAAATGGATATTATCAATATCTGTTAAGCTGCCCTGATTATCAATAAGTTCCAGACCATCACCCAGATTAAAATAGTAATCATCGTTACCTAACCCACCGACTAAAAGGTCTTCCCCCTGTCCGCCATATAATTTGTCATTACCATCATTGCCATATAAGTGATCATCGCCTATTCCACCATAAAGGGCATCTTCTCCTTGTCCGCCATGCAGTAAATCATTGCCACTATTACCATCAAGTAAATCATTACCATGATCACCATAAAGTTGATCATGACCTTCATTACCTCTTAAATAATCGTCGCCATCTTGCCCATAAATTTCATCATTACCTGCAAGCCCATCAAATACATCAGTTTTAGCGCTACCATGGATTACATCAGGACCTTCCGTTACCAGGGTTGCAGACACAGGAATATCATCAAACTGCTCCGGTCCAACATCCAATTGAGTGCCATCACTAAAAATAATGGCGTCAATATAACGCTTTGCTCCCCCTTCCTGATCAAAGTGTGATTCCACTCTAAGCTCTTCAGCAGTACCATTGATAATGATCACCAAGTCATCTCTTTGATGAAACAGGGTAATGTCATCAGCTGTAATATCCCCCATCAGGCGGACAACATCATAACGGCTTTCGCCATTATCATAATTACGAATACGATCATGACCATACCCTCTGCCAAAGCGATATTCATCATTACCACTACCGCCGGTGAGAACGTCATCCCCCTTCCCGCCATCAAGTACATCATTTCCTTCCAGGCCATCCAGAGTATCGTCACCTGTCAAAGCAAACAAAATATTATCGTTACCGTTCCCTTTAATAACATCTGAGCTGGCGGTAGCATCTGAGGTTGCGCTAACTATAAGCGCAATAGTTTCATCTGAATAATTTGATAAATCGGCAATTTGTACAAAATCAGAAACACTAACCTGTAAACGCTCTCTATTTTGCGTACTATATACATTGACGCCATGTAAGGCTTGGAGCAAATTTGACATTGTATCTTGGGCACGTTCAGGGTTCGCCTCAACATCTTCAAATAGTTTCAGAATCAGCTGGCTGTAATCCGCCAGCCATTCACCAGTATCAATATCTTGTTCCCAACCTATGTCACTAAAAAAAGGTTGTAAAAAGCTACGGGCCGACAACTGAAAAAATACGGTATTAACTACATCATCAAAAGTTTCATTATGGACTATGGCATAGCCCCCTCCCCTGCCAGCAGGTGGAGAGGGTTTATAACCGTGATAAGCTTCCAAAGCTC encodes:
- a CDS encoding calcium-binding protein encodes the protein MSLSLNTLSSENYRQLRYEWIKLFEERGHENPDIYNDGRGFPTMGVGFNLSQEFVLRAVLQTGFGIDDENLDSFYDEMSQAVTNAQDQTTAEMQRILNESWQALTQEQTATFIIQDEPGGQTAADKIEQIFETIVTREDGFEDTLTGLLANNGISNFADSAERVALLSLLYGGNELIGPNLRAAIQNGNRFDAWYEIRYASNKSGTDVENGIAKRRYAESALFGLFTNDPAPTTEAQQAVDGFINHLADIQKYENSYGHMVDAANNNLASLSAFSGLGVATVGELFKPIAGYILERFSPADGSIDLTQFAHSINGQVMLGITDGNGDIASSVKGSAGDGNDLLVAVENKSNSLSGGLGDDVLVGHNGADTLKGGAGHDILVGNSGNDKLDGGSGDDELYGGEGADELRGGEDNDTLEGGSGDDTLYGDAGDDKLYGGEGNDSLYGNGGENQLAGGEGADTYYVETGGDIIWDSDGLGKIIANNKDLSGTYNAISETEYQQEGSNVVLKLEGSILTVSGATPEGSFTVEGFQKGDLGIELSTAFEDSNENLTGVEGAAVSANLLANHTNKIGPVFMKSISIAGNTYQFPSAVSESDLAVVESGKVSTIKAQGVNSLSAAPVNLINDANNAQSSYAIEIPDVGTLYVSAGGQMNFIPEEDFYGDVPSISYIVQNTLGDESSSVLGIEIKELPEPPEPEDLPPPMVSPLVLDLDGDGIETTGFSANIYFDYGGDGFSELTGFVASDDGLLVLDRNGDGVINNGSELFGDFTPLSGGDLASHGFEALAELDSNGDGLVDVSDIGFADLRIFRDLNQNGTNDQGELFTLNELGIKSLSLGFSEQEYTDEFGNEHRQVGSYSSNTGQVMTMTDVWFNRNLSNTEYEKVEVPLEIALLPNVAGFGQVYSLHQAMVRDESGKLKQLVEQFVNASSYEERQELTESIIFAWTGQGDEYIQSSLYPWVPIDFRKIGALEAYHGYKPSPPAGRGGGYAIVHNETFDDVVNTVFFQLSARSFLQPFFSDIGWEQDIDTGEWLADYSQLILKLFEDVEANPERAQDTMSNLLQALHGVNVYSTQNRERLQVSVSDFVQIADLSNYSDETIALIVSATSDATASSDVIKGNGNDNILFALTGDDTLDGLEGNDVLDGGKGDDVLTGGSGNDEYRFGRGYGHDRIRNYDNGESRYDVVRLMGDITADDITLFHQRDDLVIIINGTAEELRVESHFDQEGGAKRYIDAIIFSDGTQLDVGPEQFDDIPVSATLVTEGPDVIHGSAKTDVFDGLAGNDEIYGQDGDDYLRGNEGHDQLYGDHGNDLLDGNSGNDLLHGGQGEDALYGGIGDDHLYGNDGNDKLYGGQGEDLLVGGLGNDDYYFNLGDGLELIDNQGSLTDIDNIHLGDGILSDNIQIRRVDNDLYITIHAGEDEIRVQNHFGDEASRISNLVFNDPSSSVTSWDATELLALANPATENDDELYGDTSANTLDGLGGNDWLYGLDGNDHLTGGAGNDRLFGGEGNDTLGGGAGSDNLDGQGGDDVYLFELGDGHDNITDYRGTNKLELGAGISLLDIQWERSGNDLKLVLPNDSITIRHWYKSEQYQLNEIHFADGLVLTGSDIKDYIQTGSELDDILLGSEGNDNFDGLGGNDKLYGYEGNDNLTGGAGNDILYGGEGDDTLRGGTGHDSLVGQEGDDVYLFELGDGNTSINDWDGFNILELGAGIKATDIQVIRQVDSLKLIMANEQITILSWFRDDKYKLSEIRFADNSVWTPADIASLMQQPTEQDDSLSGDESDNILNGLGGNDEIYGDAGNDTLIGGAGDDRLYGAVGNDILEGGTGNDTLSGMEGDDTYIFELGDGHDRLVEYYGMDRLELGEGINVNNVQLLRSGTDLKLVIGNDSITINYWFENPYSQIEEIVFADNTVWSPSDIVNLMSPGTEGADFLQGDDNDNSIDALGGDDTVYGRGGDDTLIGGSGNDRLFGDEGNDILIGSAGDDKLTDGEGNDIYRFSLGDGHDIITDYDGVDRLELGVGINPDDVELLRIGTDLKLVIGDDSITITRQLDLTFRQIEKIVFADNTVWTPAEISELLLRGTEQADNLNGGDGDDIINGLGGDDRLYGAGGDDILHGGSGNDTLSGGNDNDTLIGGTGNDKLNGMSGDDIYRFELGDGHDIILDSQGLNYLELGAGISASDVQLSYSRFDLKVDIGNDSITIENWFYNDEYRLGGIRFDDGNTWTSADISLPVQLQGTDLADTLMGDNTDNVLTGLAGEDFIFGRGGNDTLFGGEGDDELAGGIGNDILNGGSGDDELYVDDGNNTLNGDEGADELYGGEGDDTLNGGAGDDELYVYSGANTLNGGEGNDELYGGFGADTLTGGEGYDELYGGSGDDIYHFNLGDGHDIIFDHSGSNRLELAEGIRGSDIQLGRSTNNLKLIIGNDSITIGSWFRTEQSQLNEIRFADGSAWTPADIVVALPQMSEQSDVLVGEANIDILSSQGGDDLLYGEGGDDVLIGGTGNDTLYGGLGNDSYRFELGDGHDIINDHHGVNRLELGAGINKADIRLVRNNANLTLIAGNDSITIRKWFDDELYKLSEITFADGTSWSTADIDTLLAQQTGPDTTYLYNLADGHYVIDDPEGADTLRFGAGISREALKISHDGNNIIIALTAGDGSLSGDQITLVNAFTDTANRIETLVFADGSIMTADEVHAAALILTGSEEDDILNGSVYADEIYGLGGNDVIEAGEGDDELYGEAGNDTLNGGADEDELYGGTGNDILNGGVGDDELYGGDGDDALNGGAGDDELYATDGINTLSGDEGADELYGGFGDDTLNGGEGNDSLDGRIGNDTLNGGEGNDSLNGNIGNDTLNGGQGNDTYFFAPGYGQDVVEDNSGIDKLVFDVGIIQDMLNISRDGDNIIIALTAMDGSLSGDSITLNNVFANMDNRIESVEFADGSTMTANEIHAAAEAESNEPLVITQGDDVLNGTSGADVIDGLGGNDQIYGKAGDDQLQGSAGDDLIDGGAGNDVLIGNSGNNTLLGGEGDDVLKLAGNSSFSVYSNTLEGGQGNDRLEGSYAAEAYVFNIGDGQDTIYDNGGTDNIRFGIGITPDKLNIRFSGNSILIAILNDDGLATGDQILIENAFKYSAFRVESLTFFDGSTMDWEAIYQAALVVTGTEDDDNLVGSIDHDSLYGLAGNDTLTGGNGDDLLDGGTGNDILTGGSGNNILLGGDGDDVLKLAGNSSFSVYSNTLEGGQGNDRLEGSYAAETYVFNIGDGQDTIYDNGGTDSIRFGVGITPDKLNIRFSGNNILIAILNDDGLATGDQILIEKAFKYSAFRVESLIFSDGSTMDWEAIYQAALVVTGTEDDDNLVGSIDHDSLYGLAGNDTLTGGNGDDLLDGGAGNDVLTGNSGNNILYGGEGDDVLKLDGNSSFGIYANTLEGGKGNDSLLGSYAAETYVFNLGDGQDTIKDNGGIDSIRFGEGITRDRLNINVSGSADILIEILNDEGQVTGDQILIENAFKYSIYRVESLTFADGVTMDWDAIYQAALTANELDMFQIASDLSTGESITGDTLSSALNKLIQAHSTFGIKAEETGIEKSMILEAEYMAIVKEERYL